DNA sequence from the Salvelinus alpinus chromosome 7, SLU_Salpinus.1, whole genome shotgun sequence genome:
TGGCAGAAATAATCATTTGAGCTGTTCAAACTTTAGCATTGCTAACTTACGCCAAGTATATCTACACAAACTGGTTATATACCTGAAATAAGTTTGGTGAATCTAACTACAAAGCAGGTGATGCCGTCACAAAAAAAAAGACTCTGTTACTTCAAAATGTGATTTTTGTCAATCAAATTTGCAGAGTTTATCACAGGGTATTGCTTCGTCACATGAGGGTTGCGGACTAAACTGAACATGTGCAGTGAGTCACATGATTTTAGCTTGTTCCTGATTGGAGTATTTGAGAGTGTTACAACTATCCCGTGTTACAATCATGCCCGGTCTCACCTACTTCTTATTCATCCCAGCTAGGAGGCCAACTCTGATTAGTGGTGTGGATGTGAACAGCTAGACAGAGAAACACCTGGTAAAAACCCTGAGAGGGTAAAAGCGTACTAAGCAGGGAGACTCTGCCTGCCTATGTAATCTAGGTGATATGTCACTCAAACAAACAAGACGAAACAGCAAACACTGTGGCACGACAACATGGCATCTCAGAAGCTTGTTTACCTGCAGTCTATCACTGACAAATGGTGGATAGTGTCACACTACAACTTTGGTGATATTATTTTTGCGGAATAGAATAACAGAATATATAGCTCTCGCTGTCAAAGTACTACACATTCATTTAATTTACTTTATACCCATGTAATTGTGGCCCTATCTCTTAAACAggaaaacacatacagtaccagtcaaaagtgtggacacctactcattcaagggtttttcttcatttttactattttctacgttgtagaataatgatgaagacatcaaaactatgaaataacacatattatgGAATCATGTCGGAACAAAAAAagtttttaacaaatcaaaatatattttagattttaaattcttcaaagtagccaccctttgccttgatgacagctttgcatgctcttggcattctctcaaccagtttcatgaggtagtcacctggaatgcatttcaattaacaggtgtgctttgttaaaagctaatttgtggaatttctttccttgttaTTGCGTTTGAtccaataagttgtgttgtgacaaggtaggggtggtatacagaagatagccctatttggtaaaataccaagtcgatattatggcaagaacagctcaaataagcaaagagcattgacagtccatcattactttaagacatggtcagtcaatacggaaaaaatgtactttgaaagtttcttctagtgcagtcacaaaaaccatcaagcgctatgatgaaactggctgtcaTGACGACCGCCATAGGAAAGCAAGAcccaagttcattagagttaccagcctcagaaataagttcaagtaacagacacatcacaacatcaactgtttagaggagactgcgtgaatcaggccttcatggtcgaattgctgcaaagaaaccactactaaaggacaccaataataagaagagacttgcttgtgccaagaaacacgagcaatggacattagaccagtgaaaatctgtcctttggtctgatgagtccaaatttgagatttttgattccaaccgccatgtctttttgagacgcagagtaggtgaacagatgatctctggatgtgtggttcccaccatgaagcatggaggaggaggtgtgatggtgctttgctggtgacactgtcagtgatttattgagAATTCAagaaacacttaaccagcatgactaccacagcattctgcaacgatataccatcccatctggtttgcgactatcatttgtttttcaacaggacaatgacccagcacacctccagcctgtgtaagggttatttgaccaagaaggagagtgatggagtgctgcatcagatgatctgttctccacaatcacccaacctcaacccaattgagatggtttgggatgagttggaccacagagtgaagaaaaagcacccaacaagtactcagcgtatgtgggaactccttcaagactgttggaaaagtattccaggtgaagctggttgagagaatgccaagcgtgtgcatagttgtcatcaaggcaaagggtgactactttggagaatctctcaaatataaaatatattttgatttgtttaacacttttttggttattacgtGATTCCAgaatatgtgttatgtcatactttagatgtcttcactattattatacaatgtataaaatagtacaaataaagtaaaacctttgaatgagtaggcgtgtccaaacttttgactgctactgtattcCTGAGTCAAAAGTTATGGTTAATACCGTGAtttaatattacaaaaaataatcGTATTGACTTGAGAGTATATAATGTGGTGTTTTAGTTAAGTGAGCAGTGAGTCTGTGTCTGGCTGAGAGCACCATGATCTTGTTGTCCCTGGTCAAAGGGCTCCTCTCTCTGCAGgcagagcggcagagagagagatagggctgGTTAAAGTTTAACCCTGCAGGCTCATAAAGCAGCTGCGGGACAGTGAACCTTTGGAGTTTGATATGATGTGATGACAGAATCACCCCAGTGACACGTTGCTAAATTCCCCAGAATGAAGGACTGAGTCTTCCGGGTGTTGATCTCTGGAATTGCTCAGGTAAGCTTTGCTCCCTAACTCTTCCTTGCTGTGTGTCTGCTGCTTTGGagtcttgtaaaaaaaaaataagctCCCCTTGGAGATCTGCTCTCTTAGcactggggatgtttttcatgtgACAGATCTAACTGATCACCTGTGGTCAAATGTTGTGTTGGGTGACTCGTATGTTTCTGAGGACACGGTCAAGGTAAGaaagcagagggagagggaggcacgGTTAGATGGTTTCATGTAGATGTTTGGAAACAACTTTGATTCAAACAGTGGGGTGTCATTTTCTGTTAATCGTGTTGATGTTGAAGGTGTCACATGTGTGACATGCCTGGCGGGGAAAAGCCACGTTTGGAAATGGTCATTTTAATTCAGTCGTTTATACTTTTGTAGCCGGTCTATCATTTCTATTTGTCAATTGTTGATTCTATGACAGTAAGGGCATAGTGTTCACAGTAGGGGGCTTACAGTTTCAGATAAGACAAACTGATTAACAGTAGCTCTTTCAACTGAAATGTAATCCTATTAAATACACCTACCACTACCTACCACATACATACCGTAAGGTATGGTATGTAGGCCAGATGCCAATGAACATATTAGTCATAGCTCCATTTTAACTTCGAAGTCCAGTGGAAAAAACACATAACCCAGTAAACATTAAAGGGGCTTTTCTCAAAAagaaagataattcataaaacgTGTGACTAAAGACTCCAAAAGGGATATAAGTCTGAACTATTTGATATCATTTGTATTATAAATCTTTTCGGActcatttttccagcagcagcagcggccaacCCAGTGGCCTTCAGCCTTGTGTGTATTTAGCCTCAGTCAACAAAGCTCCTAAAAGCAGGTACTGATCACTGCCAGATAAGCCTCCGTCTAGTTATCTTGTTTACGCAAACGGTAACCAGGCTATCGTGAAGAGAGCCCCAGACAGAGTGAgaataagagaaagagagagagtgtaatgGAGTTCTGTAGTATTATGTTCACTCAGGGCCTACCCTCATAACGCCTTCTCTCCAAGCCACCCAGAACAGAAATAGAACATAAAGACCGTTTTCCTCCCCAGGTGTTTACCTAGGCTTAAAGTGGCACCCGCGTAACCCAATACCTCATATTTGACAGTAGAGATTCATTGAGGGTGTTTCTTGGTCAGGGAATAGAAGAGTGATGTTGCCATGGCTGGCTGCCTACGCTAATGTTCTGCTAGCGAATGATTAGGCAATAACTCATCTCTCTAGACACAGGCCTGGAGAGTATCATAATGGCAGCTAATACTGAATTCACAGATGAAAATACATGACCTGGGTCCCAGTATTGTTACTGATGACATTGTGAACAAACAATCTGAAACCTGAAATGAGAGAGTGAAACCATATCACCTCTGGCTTGACTGTCGGTGAAGGATGGTGCTCGACCCGAGAGCAGGTCTACTCCAGTATTTCATATTTTGCCTGGTGTCTTGACATTTACAACAAAGCCTTCCAGACAGCCGTTGAGGAGAGTGATGAGGAGTGAACTGTGAAAACAAAGCCATCTGTGGGCTTGTGTGTGTTGGCAGAATTCACTTTCTTAAAGGAGAGATTGGTTTGACTATTTGGAAACATTTCAAGGTGGAAAAGACAGTGTGTGCATGATATCATAATTTCCGTCATGATTGGCACTTGAGAGCGTTTGAAGATCGTTTGAGTGGCCGTCACCCCTCACGTACCCTTTGACCCCTTCTGAGTGGAGCCTTGTCGTCACTAGCAGGCCTCTCTTTGATCCATATGTGTagaaagaaacagagacaggCCTCTCAATCAGGATGGAAATGATTGCAACACTCAGAGTTGCCTGTTTACTGTATCGTCCTGATAATTTAATCAACCTCTTACCAACAAAAGAGGATTATCTTGAAGTAGCCTATAGTGTGCTAGTGTTGGGCGTCTTGTGTCTTGTGATTGGCCATTGAAAATCAAAAGGCTTGATTAAGAGACCCTTATTCAAAGCTGTTGCATAAATCCTTCATGTATGTCTTATGTAACAGTACATGAGAGAGTGGGGTGGAATAGATTGAGACAAAAGTGGCCTCAGTGGTGGTCTGCTGTTCCTGTGGTTGGCTGAGTTTCGTTAATAATTACATAGCTGTCCTTGACAGGGAACTGAATGAAATAGGCTTCTCTCTACATGTCGTCATGACATGGAGCAATGGCATTAGTGCATAACAACTGAGTACATGTTGGAGGTGCTATTCAGCCAAAATCATACCTGATCATTCTGTAAAGGTAATCATTCTGTAAAGGTTACCATTCTGTAAAGGTAATCATTCTGTAAAGGTTACCATTCTGTAAAGGTAATCATTCTGTAAAGGCAATCATTCTGTAAAGGCTAAATTGTACTTATGAGCAAATGTATCTCACAATACAGAGCACAATTGTCTTGCTATAAGTGTGATACATTACTGAAGGTCTGAACCAGTTCAAGAGATTATGCCTAAAAAGTGAAAATAGTAACAAAAGAAGGCTTAGGCATGGTAACAGTGTGATTTGGTGACCTATTGAGCTCCAGTTCAGTCAGGTAACTGTATGGGTTGTTCAGCGATGTCACTGATGTGTTCTGAATTGTGATTTAATTTCAGTGAGCACCCCTAATTTTGCTGATTTATTGCTGACAATCGCTCTCAATGGAATCTAATCAAAAATCCGGGGATGGACTGACGGGCATGCAGAAAGAGGTGTCGCTGCGTGCACTCATTCAGCGCACAGGATATCAATTATTGCAGGTAGGAACCAGACCCCAATCATTTAGGCCTTTCACCCAGTATATGGCCAATGCACAGTGTTGGATACTATCATATGGCCCCCGCACAAAAGTCATCCTTCTTTATGGAGTTTGTGTGCAATGAAGTGGGGCTCTGATAAAATCCAACGCCTATCCATCAGTTTCAAACCTATTTTCGCTTGGCCTCGATCATGACAAGTGATAATGGGGCACCACCCTGTGGTGGAAGAGACAAACGACTGGATCCCTTTGGCCGTTATTGCTGCAGTCTGGCCCCTGGCAATTTCATTTGATTGGTGATTCTACAGCTCATACTTTATTGCTATGCGGATTGTCTGGGCAATTTGTGCACAACTACAAGATCATACCAAATGAAGATATCAGGGAGATTTCTATATGAATGCTCCAATCTCTCATTCGGAATGAAACCTGCATTACAAAAGGGCTTTGAAGTGGTAGGAAATCCTTACAAACCCTGTGCTACTGGTTACTCATTCCAGTTGTGTCCACAGGAGAATGGTCAGAGGAGGTACGGCGGGCCCCCTCCAGGCTGGGAAGGCCCTCCCCCAGAGAGGGGCAGTGAGATCTTTGTGGGGAAGCTACCCAGGGACCTCTTCGAGGATGAGCTGGTCCCCCTCTGTGAGAAAGTAAGAGATGTTTGCCGACTTAAAACGGTTGCCAAAGTGTAACCTGTTGTATGTCCTTGTTTTCAAAATAAATCCCCTTTCTATTCACAGTTTGGGAAGATCTATGAGGTCCGGATGATGATGGACTTCAACGGCAATAATAGAGGATATGCATTTGTTACCTTCACCACCAAAAATGAAGCTAAGACCGCCATGAAACAGCTCAATAACTATGAAATCAGGTAAACAATCACATGACACAATGAAATGAAATGGAGAAAAAGCCCTGTGAAGCCTAATGGTCAGCTACCAGAAACATATGCCTGAGTCATGGAAAACTCATTGCAGGACTACGAACACTCTCTTCATCAGCATGCAGCAACAATATCGGATTTCATTGTGTACATTGTTGACAAACTAAATCAATCTTCCCATTCAATTCAATCTGTTTCCTCTCCAGGAACGGAAGACTCCTAGGAGTGTGTGCCAGTGTGGACAACTGTCGTCTGTTTGTGGGGGGAATCCCCAAATccaagaagagagaggagatccTGATGGAGATGAAGAAAGTGACAGATGGGGTGTTGGAGGTGATTGTTTACCCCAGTGCTGCGGACAAGACCAAGAACAGGGGCTTCGCCTTTGTGGAGTACGACAGTCACCGTGCTGCAGCCATGGCCAGGAGGAAACTACTGCCAGGTACTGGGCCCTTATTTTATACTATTAACAGTCATAGTACTGAGAATCGCAGTCAGTCTAAAAACAGCATCATTGTAACATAATCCTATGGAAGGATATAGTATATCATATTGGATGATAACTTTGAGACTTTTGACTATGAAAACCAATTTGGGTCTTATGACTTTGGGTgggctgattggctgaaatgTTGAACTTCCTGATCTTCTTCTCCAGGGAGGATCCAGCTGTGGGGACACGCCATCGCTGTGGACTGGGCGGAGCCTGAAGTGGAAGTGGACGAGGACACCATGGCAACGGTGAAGATTCTCTATGTGAGGAACTTGATGCTGGCTACTACAGAAGAGACCATCGAGAAGGAGTTCAACAGCATCAAACCAGGCAGGTTCAGTTACAGTACAGCCGGATAGTGTGTCACGTTTGGGTTCAACAACGAGTTTCTGTACGTGACCGTGTGTTGTAATGGGGTTGATAAGCGGATGTATGTTAACGATCCacaggtgctgtagagagagtgaagaagaTCAGAGACTACGCCTTTGTCCATTTCACCCAGAGAGAGGACGCGATAAGCGCCATGGACGCAGTGAACGGAAAGGTATAATCTCTAACACTTTCTCTCTCGCGGGCCTCTCTCTCGCACCGGTCTATCCCAGGACATGTAATGTTATGACGACACGTGCTTCTATCTAAAGTGACTCCCAGTTAACCATACACGCAATATCAATACATGCAACTCATGTGGGAATCAAACTCACATCAGAATCAGGCTCCAGCCACTCAGCCACCAGAACCAAGCAATATCACACAACAATGCACGATCCAGCCACACAACAATGCACGATCCAGCCACACAACCATCCTCTACACTGAACAGTTACTAAATGTCAACTCCTCCCCTAGCTGGTGGATGGCTCTCCCGTGGAGGTGACCCTGGCCAAGCCGGTGGATAAGGACAACTATGTGCGCTACACCCGGGGTACAGGTGGCCGAGGTGGGGCCCTGCTCCAGGGGGAGTACACCTACACACTGGGCCAGGTGTATGATCCCTCAGCAGCCTACCTGGGTGCCCCAGTGTTCTACGCCCCACAGGCATATGCTGCTATTCCTAATCAGTTCCGCTTCCCCAGTGCCAAGGGGCATGTGGGTGGCCGTGGCCTGGTGCGCACACCCTCGGTTAGAGGTGGGTAccctctctctgcttcctctcCACAGACAATCAGTGAGACACAAATATATATGGCAATTTATCTACCAATCTTTGTCTTTGAGTACCTGACTTGATCAATGGTATCTGCTATAATCACTTGAGAGATCCAAATCCAACCAGCCTCGATGGGTAGATTCCAACATCAGCACTTCACTGAAAGATTAAACTGAAATGACTTATCTAAATTGCAATGAATGGTTTTAATCACAGCATGTTCTAAAATACTTCATTCAAATGTTAAACAAGGCTGGAACCaaatacacattttgcaatgataGTATATTTTCTTTCATTTATGTCTATGTTTGATCTCATAATAGAGATAAGTTACCCATTTTCATGCATTTAGCACTGTGCTGTACTGCTTTATTTATAGTAGAAAGAGATTTGGGATGTCTGACTCATTTAAAATGTGCTCTCCATGGCTGCATATTACAGTCTAGTATGACAAGTGCGATCATTCAATTAAGTTGGATTTGGGGGGAATTGAACATGTTGAAAATGGAATCATTGAAATGAATGACGACCCAAAAAAATAATCAAAATAACGCCACAGCTTTAAGCGGTGAAAATGAGAATCGCTGTACTGTGCCGGCCTGGATGACACCATAATCAGTGTTTACATCGTCTTGATGGCCCCCAGGTGATTTCTGGTGATTTTGATTGGATTTAATGCCTTCTTGCATTCCTAGAAATTTACATGAATGTACCTGTAGGGGCAGCGGGGGTGCGCGGAATGGGTGGTCGCGGATACCTTGCCTACGCAGGTGTAGGCCGAGGCTGTGCCACCTACCAACTAAAGACAGACAAGCACCCCGACGACAAGCTCTTTGACCTGCTGCCGGGCATGGAGCTCACGGCCATGAACCCTGTGTCTATGAAGCCTCCCGGTATCAAACATGCGCCACAGGTACACACCTCCCGGATGAGGCAATGCATGAGAACTGCATGATgaggaacaaacacacacacgcacccacacacttACTTATTAGCCCTAAATAAGGTATTCAGAATTCTGCTCACTCAATAATTGAATGATGCAGAAAAACAATGTCATATCATTGATTGATCTATGGATATGTATCGATTCGTATACTATCTTCCAGATCTTGGAGGATGTGTGCCAGAAGAACAACTGGGGGCAGCCAGTTTACCAGCTTCACTCTGCCATCGGACTTGATCAAAGGCAACTGTTCCTCTACAAAGTCACCATTCCGGCTCTGGCCACCCAATACCCTAATGTGTAAGAAACACAGCCATACTTTGGCGTCTACTGTACACATCAGTTATATTTTCAGTAGTGGCTTCCTATATCGAAGGACCCCTTTGGATAAAATAACCTTTAAAAGAAGTtcacttttcttttcttttttccaAATCTGTATTTTGGATGTAAATGGCATGTTACAGAAGTGCCCAAACACCTTCTTTGCGATTCCACTTGGTTTTGATAAACGTAATCCACCAGCAATAAAACTATTCGTGCTCGTTAAGAAGTTGCAAGGGCACAGATAAAACATGaacaaatattccaaaaacaCCCAAACATTGTCATTTTGGAAACGGCAACGCTCTCAGTATAgcgatgcaggtctttagatgtcgTACACATGAGATTTTGTCATTCCCAACTTTATCCGAAACGTTATATTCCATGTCAGACCTGTGGTGTGTGCGACTCGAGCGATACTTCTTCCGTGTAGCTCGCGCATGCGCACACGTAAAGGTAGGCTCTAGCTCCTGGGGGGGCGACTCCAGTCCgctagggcctgattggtgtcacactttttctccatccctagcaaacacagctggtTAATCAGATTGCGTTCTAAACTGAatatcatgattaggtgattattggagtcaggtgtgtaaAGCTGGAGCTGGGAAAAAACTGTAACACCAGGCCTTCgaaggactggaattgcccacccctgctatAGCTCGAGTCACACAACATGGAAAAAACGTTGTGGATAAAGATTGTAATGACACAACCGCTGAATAAGCATGAGGAAGTCTATCGCTAGTGTGGTCAATTTCTAAAGCCAAGTGAAATCGCAAAAAGAGCAAGTGTCTGGGCTCTTCTATTACATACCATTTACATACATACAACATCAACTTCTTTAaccttctctcctttctttcctccAGGCATCCGTTCACCCCAGCCAAGCTGTGTACAGCTGTGGATGAGGCCAAGGTTCATGCTGCAGAGCATGCCCTGCAGACCCTGGGGCTGCAGACAGAGGGCGCTGAGGCCTCCTCTGCAGCAGTAGCTGCATTCCCAGGTATGTTGTAATTTATTTATTacttacctttatttaacaagccaagtcagttaagaacaaattcttatttacaatgatggcctaggaacagtgggataactgccttgttcaggggcagaacgaccaaTTTTTACCTTGGCAGCTCGGGATtccatctagcaaccttttggttacagacccaacactaaccactaggctacctgcctcccccaaAGGTCAATAAGACTAACCATCATCCAACCCTTTCTCTAGAGTAGGTCGCTAGCCTAGAACCACATAATGGTATACACTACATATACTAACCAAACCAAAAGGCTATCCGGCCTTCGCCGTGGCAACCCGTGGAGACGGTTATGGAGTGTTCTAAGTTCTAGGGCCATCCTGGAACCTCATTAATGACATTCTGGCAAGTGCTAGTTTGTGATAGGTTCTAGAAAATAGATATCATACAGACACAATAACAGCAAGAAATGAGATTAAACTACTTAAATGTACGTCATTTCTCCTGATCTGCAGGTTACACAATAGCGAACACCTCAGCCTCAGTAGCTGCCTCCCAGCTCAAACAGGCTGTCACCCTGGGCCAGGACCTGACAGCATACGCTACCTACGAGGGCTATCCGGCCTTCGCCGTGGCAACCCGTGGAGACGGTTATGGAGTGTTCTAAGTTCTAGGGCCATCCTGGAACCTCGTCTCAGTCACCAGCATTCTTTCTTAGTATATACATTCTCAGTCTGTGTAAAACTTATGTAGTATCCATTATGTCAATTTCATTTGATTGTGTTGATCTATTTAGTGGTAGAGGACCACAATTAGATGTTGTAGAGTTAGCAAATTGTCAGAAGTAGATTGCTTATGATGTATTTTATCATTATTTTGACGGCCAATTCTTTTTTTCCCAAATCATCTTTTTTATGACAGCTGCTGGTTCATAGTGACGGACTAGTGACTTCCTTTGACCCAATAGAGGTTGTAGTGTCCCTTTCAAGTTTGTTCAATTGTCCCTAAAAGTCTTTATATTTCCTCATAAATCATTGATAGAAGTAGAGTTTGCAAATGTCAGGGATACCATTTCTGCCATAGTTTCAATGGTGACCTTTACTTTCTACCTAAATCTGCTGCAGGTGCCTTTTGATGTTGTTGCACAGTTGTACATTGTTAAACTGAAAACACTGGCGTAGTTCAGCCACTTTTGATGGTGAGATGTGTGGAAAAGGGGGTTTCTTTCTGCTATTTGTGTCTCAGTATTTACAGATGCATACAGAGAATTTGTTTCCCTCTCTTTTCCGATGTTATAGTGTGCAGAAAATGAAAACCATCCACAAGCTGTGAAGCTGAACTGCCTATTTTAATATTTTAAGGTTTTGTTGTCTATGGAAGTCTGTGCAAACGTGTCTGTTTTAGCCATGGGATATTTATTGTAAAAAAATGTCTTTACATTGGAGTGTTAGCTATGGACGATCATCTTGAACGGAGATCGACGTCATTCTGTTTTGCTTATTCCCCGTATTACCTTACACCCGACCTAGGCTTGTGAACATGGACATTGGAAGTGTTAACACACTTATCAGGGCACGAACCGACACTGATAAATATGATAATGCCTAAGCAGTGACAGTATTAAAGTGTGTATAGCACTTAGAACGTATTTTTATACCAGAAATCCAACACTATTTGTATAGTTATATTGTTTTTGGATATTTCAAATTCTCTGTGCCTCAATAATTTCTCTGAAATCCCATAAAAGCAAATGATAAAAGGTTGAAATAAATGCAAATCTGAAATTTAAGGAGAAATGGGTACATTTTTGTGAAACTACATGTGGTACTGCTTGGGTAATTAGAACGTGTCATGAACTGCAATTGCCCATGATGAATAAACCAGCTGCATTTTGAGAACTGCTTTCTTCACTTTATTACAACTCTTTCTTTCTACATATAACTAAGAAATGTGTCACAATACTTCAAATCATTTCATTCTATAAAAGAATTAGGACTGCACATAATTACATGTGAATAAACTGATCATAAACAAATTATCTTAACTTCCATGGAAGATTAAATATAGACTAGCAATGAAGCTGCACTCATTCAAAATCACACGTATTTTCCCCTCACACCTTGTAGAGTGTAGTCCCCATTCGGCACATGGGCTTTTTGCACGTCAACCCAAAGGCCGGTTTTGTTTTGAAGCATGGGTCTTGTTTAATGCTTTAGTACTGTACGTGCATTGTATTACATTGAAATAGAGAACATACAATCTTTATCATATCAGGGCCACTAGAAGTGTACACTATCGTCTGCCTTATTTCCACTGCTGGTCTTGTCGTATTCAAATGATCAGTGGTTAGTAATTATACGTTATTTTGGAGACTCTGAAGACACCCGACACACCCTCATACGCCATGATCACAGTCTCTAGGAATCCCTTCCGCTGTTTGTAGTGTCCAAAGTGTCGGATCCTGTAGGAGCCAGCTTGGGCTGACAGAGGGATGTGCCACTCAATGGTAGCATTGCTCTCCGCTCCATTCTTCACCCAGTGAAACCTATTGGgaaaggagacgagaggagaggagaggagagagaaaagaaaacaaGAACACGGGGGACATGAGGGGTCAGTGTCACCCTCCATTCACACCCTCCATTGAAACCCTCCCCCCCACCTCCACCCCTGATGTCGTCCGGATTATGTTGATTGAGCTGTTCAAAGAGACTGTGACCTCGTTACTGTCACACAGATATATCAGGCTTTAGACTCATCATGACCACACCATGGAGGTCAGTGGACCAATGCTGACCCCATTGAACGGGGG
Encoded proteins:
- the a1cf gene encoding APOBEC1 complementation factor isoform X3: MMMDFNGNNRGYAFVTFTTKNEAKTAMKQLNNYEIRNGRLLGVCASVDNCRLFVGGIPKSKKREEILMEMKKVTDGVLEVIVYPSAADKTKNRGFAFVEYDSHRAAAMARRKLLPGRIQLWGHAIAVDWAEPEVEVDEDTMATVKILYVRNLMLATTEETIEKEFNSIKPGAVERVKKIRDYAFVHFTQREDAISAMDAVNGKLVDGSPVEVTLAKPVDKDNYVRYTRGTGGRGGALLQGEYTYTLGQVYDPSAAYLGAPVFYAPQAYAAIPNQFRFPSAKGHVGGRGLVRTPSVREIYMNVPVGAAGVRGMGGRGYLAYAGVGRGCATYQLKTDKHPDDKLFDLLPGMELTAMNPVSMKPPGIKHAPQILEDVCQKNNWGQPVYQLHSAIGLDQRQLFLYKVTIPALATQYPNVHPFTPAKLCTAVDEAKVHAAEHALQTLGLQTEGAEASSAAVAAFPGYTIANTSASVAASQLKQAVTLGQDLTAYATYEGYPAFAVATRGDGYGVF
- the a1cf gene encoding APOBEC1 complementation factor isoform X2, which produces MESNQKSGDGLTGMQKEVSLRALIQRTGYQLLQENGQRRYGGPPPGWEGPPPERGSEIFVGKLPRDLFEDELVPLCEKFGKIYEVRMMMDFNGNNRGYAFVTFTTKNEAKTAMKQLNNYEIRNGRLLGVCASVDNCRLFVGGIPKSKKREEILMEMKKVTDGVLEVIVYPSAADKTKNRGFAFVEYDSHRAAAMARRKLLPGRIQLWGHAIAVDWAEPEVEVDEDTMATVKILYVRNLMLATTEETIEKEFNSIKPGAVERVKKIRDYAFVHFTQREDAISAMDAVNGKLVDGSPVEVTLAKPVDKDNYVRYTRGTGGRGGALLQGEYTYTLGQVYDPSAAYLGAPVFYAPQAYAAIPNQFRFPSAKGHVGGRGLVRTPSVRGAAGVRGMGGRGYLAYAGVGRGCATYQLKTDKHPDDKLFDLLPGMELTAMNPVSMKPPGIKHAPQILEDVCQKNNWGQPVYQLHSAIGLDQRQLFLYKVTIPALATQYPNVHPFTPAKLCTAVDEAKVHAAEHALQTLGLQTEGAEASSAAVAAFPGYTIANTSASVAASQLKQAVTLGQDLTAYATYEGYPAFAVATRGDGYGVF
- the a1cf gene encoding APOBEC1 complementation factor isoform X1, whose translation is MESNQKSGDGLTGMQKEVSLRALIQRTGYQLLQENGQRRYGGPPPGWEGPPPERGSEIFVGKLPRDLFEDELVPLCEKFGKIYEVRMMMDFNGNNRGYAFVTFTTKNEAKTAMKQLNNYEIRNGRLLGVCASVDNCRLFVGGIPKSKKREEILMEMKKVTDGVLEVIVYPSAADKTKNRGFAFVEYDSHRAAAMARRKLLPGRIQLWGHAIAVDWAEPEVEVDEDTMATVKILYVRNLMLATTEETIEKEFNSIKPGAVERVKKIRDYAFVHFTQREDAISAMDAVNGKLVDGSPVEVTLAKPVDKDNYVRYTRGTGGRGGALLQGEYTYTLGQVYDPSAAYLGAPVFYAPQAYAAIPNQFRFPSAKGHVGGRGLVRTPSVREIYMNVPVGAAGVRGMGGRGYLAYAGVGRGCATYQLKTDKHPDDKLFDLLPGMELTAMNPVSMKPPGIKHAPQILEDVCQKNNWGQPVYQLHSAIGLDQRQLFLYKVTIPALATQYPNVHPFTPAKLCTAVDEAKVHAAEHALQTLGLQTEGAEASSAAVAAFPGYTIANTSASVAASQLKQAVTLGQDLTAYATYEGYPAFAVATRGDGYGVF